From a single Micromonospora pallida genomic region:
- a CDS encoding helix-turn-helix domain-containing protein, protein MSVDELPIGRRVAQWRIRRRMTQQMLADRLGKSKSWVDKIERGVRTLDRFSVIQDLAEVLRVDPVVLLGRTTPPSTAIGTGGVDRVRAALARYDFAPYDPDRRPATPVAELSKRVGHAWLTYQHAHYFRLLRMLPGLLADAQRVHAAQPECAAGLLVQVYRVTSSVLVKLGEADLAWLAADRAVTAAGGDRLLAAIAAIPLAQALRALGRNQLAMAAALAAAPQITPIPYDEGTLGELSVLGTLLLQAALAAAGCGDRRTAHELTDRAGEIANLVGEGHDHQWTCFGPTTVELARVGAAVDLGDSEDAIIRHGHAVRRDRWRRLPAGHRAAYLIDIARAYLQVGDLAAAGRALVEADRTAPAETRSRPAARTVIAAVVRGRPTAAGVAHLATTLGVA, encoded by the coding sequence GTGAGCGTGGATGAGCTGCCGATCGGGCGTCGGGTCGCGCAGTGGCGGATCCGACGGCGGATGACGCAGCAGATGCTCGCCGACCGGCTCGGCAAGTCCAAGAGCTGGGTGGACAAGATCGAACGGGGCGTGCGTACCCTCGACCGGTTCTCGGTCATCCAGGACCTTGCCGAGGTGCTTCGCGTCGACCCGGTCGTGCTGCTCGGCCGCACCACACCGCCCTCGACCGCCATTGGCACCGGCGGCGTCGACCGGGTGCGGGCCGCCCTCGCCCGCTACGACTTCGCCCCGTACGACCCCGACCGCCGGCCGGCAACGCCGGTCGCGGAGTTGAGCAAACGGGTGGGGCATGCCTGGTTGACCTACCAGCACGCCCACTACTTCCGCCTGCTGCGGATGCTGCCGGGCCTCCTCGCCGATGCCCAACGCGTCCACGCCGCGCAGCCGGAGTGTGCGGCGGGCCTGCTGGTGCAGGTGTACCGGGTCACCTCGTCGGTACTGGTGAAACTCGGGGAGGCTGATCTTGCCTGGCTGGCCGCCGACCGAGCGGTGACGGCTGCTGGCGGTGACCGGCTGCTCGCCGCCATCGCGGCGATTCCCCTCGCCCAGGCGCTACGAGCCCTCGGCCGGAATCAGCTCGCGATGGCAGCGGCACTCGCCGCCGCACCCCAGATCACGCCAATCCCGTACGACGAGGGCACGCTGGGCGAGTTGTCGGTGCTCGGGACGCTACTGCTCCAGGCGGCGTTGGCCGCTGCCGGCTGCGGCGACAGACGCACCGCCCACGAACTGACCGACCGGGCTGGTGAGATCGCCAACCTGGTCGGTGAAGGTCACGACCACCAGTGGACGTGTTTCGGACCCACCACGGTCGAGTTGGCTCGGGTGGGGGCGGCGGTCGACCTGGGCGACTCCGAGGACGCGATCATCCGGCACGGGCACGCCGTCCGCCGGGACCGGTGGCGACGACTCCCGGCCGGACATCGCGCCGCGTACCTGATCGACATCGCCCGCGCGTACCTCCAGGTCGGTGACCTGGCCGCCGCCGGCCGCGCCCTGGTCGAGGCCGACCGCACCGCGCCGGCCGAGACCCGATCACGACCGGCAGCCCGTACGGTCATCGCGGCCGTCGTACGTGGCAGGCCCACCGCAGCCGGCGTCGCGCACCTGGCCACCACCCTCGGAGTGGCCTGA
- a CDS encoding DivIVA domain-containing protein — translation MRHLVERLFGSRAARHRRPDGAPYRSRYCLPLLPAQVRDRRFRRTRLGRRGLDPDDVRRFLDRVALELADAQESAERAHRETVRIKDALRRWQSEQTRTRDRYALHR, via the coding sequence GTGAGACATCTCGTTGAGCGGCTGTTCGGTAGCCGTGCCGCTCGGCATCGGCGGCCCGATGGAGCGCCGTACCGATCCCGGTACTGCCTGCCACTGCTCCCGGCCCAGGTGCGTGACCGCCGGTTCCGGCGTACCCGGCTCGGTCGGCGCGGCCTGGACCCGGACGACGTGCGGCGCTTCCTCGACCGGGTCGCCCTCGAACTGGCCGACGCGCAGGAGTCGGCCGAACGGGCCCACCGCGAGACCGTACGGATTAAGGACGCTCTGCGGCGCTGGCAGTCCGAGCAGACCCGGACCCGCGATCGCTACGCCCTGCACCGATGA
- a CDS encoding GNAT family N-acetyltransferase, whose product MTIRPAHPDELPALTTYPNDDERNAATSAYLAGLLESGCTRPEWCLVAEQDGALIGNAVLWTIPGRAVPMDIVLLEPGDLDTGEALLRYAANLARSLGAETQGHVLDMPAQAPQFQRDPQLREKLLNASGFTVARDGCRFLWSAGDPIPAQDERLHWRSMADIGQEPFVELLADTFTDTKDSIFQAEIAEHGLRGAAERNLADMLEMDHEPGWFEIGYDEQDQPVAISLPARTPTSAVIGLVAVASAGRGRGYATSVVARGTQLLVAAGATEIRGDCDADNIGMFKAFQRAGYRNFANRKMFSRPL is encoded by the coding sequence TTGACGATCCGACCCGCCCACCCCGACGAACTTCCCGCACTGACGACGTATCCGAACGACGACGAACGCAACGCCGCGACTTCGGCGTACCTGGCCGGTCTGCTCGAGAGCGGGTGCACGCGCCCGGAGTGGTGCCTGGTCGCTGAGCAGGACGGCGCGCTGATCGGCAACGCCGTGCTGTGGACGATCCCGGGCCGCGCGGTGCCGATGGACATCGTGCTGCTGGAGCCCGGCGACCTGGACACCGGCGAGGCACTGCTGCGGTACGCGGCAAACCTGGCCCGCTCGCTCGGCGCCGAGACACAGGGGCACGTCCTGGACATGCCGGCCCAGGCCCCGCAGTTCCAGCGCGATCCGCAGCTGCGCGAGAAGCTGCTGAACGCCAGTGGGTTCACGGTCGCCCGCGACGGTTGCCGATTCCTGTGGAGCGCGGGCGACCCGATCCCCGCCCAAGACGAACGTCTGCACTGGCGCTCGATGGCCGATATCGGCCAGGAGCCCTTCGTGGAGCTGCTCGCCGACACGTTCACCGACACCAAGGACTCGATCTTCCAGGCCGAGATCGCCGAGCACGGCCTGCGCGGCGCGGCCGAACGCAACCTCGCGGACATGCTGGAGATGGACCACGAACCCGGCTGGTTCGAGATCGGCTACGACGAGCAGGACCAGCCCGTAGCGATCAGCCTGCCCGCCCGTACGCCCACCTCCGCGGTGATCGGGCTGGTCGCCGTCGCGTCCGCCGGCCGAGGTCGGGGATACGCCACCAGCGTCGTCGCCCGCGGCACCCAGCTGCTGGTCGCGGCCGGCGCCACGGAGATCCGCGGCGACTGCGACGCGGACAACATCGGCATGTTCAAGGCCTTCCAGCGCGCCGGATACCGCAACTTTGCCAACCGGAAGATGTTCAGCCGCCCGCTGTGA